The sequence AAAGTGAAGGGAAGGGCAGTCAGGTAAGACACAGTCCAAGGCACCAAAGATGAAAAACCTTTCATTTTGTGGAATTTAAGTTAAGGAAACAGAGTAAAAGATAGCCTACTCTGTGGAACCTGCGAGTGGTTTAACATATCACAAAACAATTATTGAAGGGCAAAGTTCACATAAACTTGACCTAATCAGGATGCAGAACAgtcacactgaaataaaaagagaTGACTTAAGGTCAACACAAAAGCAACTTCTTTGCTTTAAGGTCCATTATCGTCACAGACGTCAGTGTCTGATGCAGCTTGTGTCTAAAGCAATTCAAAATGAGCCATTTTGTCAAGATGTTTAAATGTTGGCTTTGACAAGATTCAACTGTTGGACAAATTGCTAAATCTCACACTTTACTCACATGCTTTATGCAACATTGATAACTGAGGGGTCAGGGAGGTAGGTCACATCATAAACCTGTTGGGTTAGAAAGGGACGGGGACATATCAGCATTTCTCCAAGCTTGATAAACACCATCAAAATTCTCTTGCCTAAGGACAagaatctttgcttttttttttttttacctctcaGTTTCTATTGAGGATAGAGTCTCATTGTTATTCTGTGAGGGATAAGTCACGCTGTGTGCTGGCtttgcctgctgctgcttctactGCTACTAGGGCATTCACTGTGTCGAGCATGGGGAGAGTCATCTGACTAAAGAACAAACAGCAAGGCCCTGAAGAAAGACAAGACAGCTGACCCGCTGTTGAAACGTAGTATTAGAGAGATGTCATATTGTCAATATCTCATGTCATATTAAATGAGGTTATGCTCCATTTTCTGGATTTGCTACTTGAAAGCAGCCTCTTAAATTTGGCAAGATGAATGTACGGCAACGGTTTTATTGTGCTGATGGATGATAACACATTTAGCAAGAGACATTAGCTACAACAGGAGGTTGGGATGAGGTTCTCATGCATAATTAAGGATATTTATCACATAGAATCTCCTTTATCCACACGCTGTAGGTGCCAGAAAAACGAAGCTCTGCTGCTAACGAAGTGGACAGATCTGTAGGCTGGCAAGCTCTGAGAAGAGGCTGGAATGTCAACAGGCTGTCAAGTCTCCCTGGAGGCAGTCAGTCCAATGAACTCCCCACAGGGACCGGCTCAGACTCCTATAGGAAGTCCCCTCTGATGAAAACAACCAGCGTAGAGCCCCACAAGCATACTCCACTCCATCAAACAGCTTCTGCTGAGCCCTGCAGATCACACATTCTGCCGCAAGGGacaaacagcacagagacaTACAAGTCACATACTCCTTTGCATAGGACAAGCAGTCTTCAGCCTGTAAGGCCAACAGCCCCGCTGTGTAGAACAAACAGTAGCTCACAGccctcacacatacagacaagcTCTGCTGTGACTACACTCATCCCTCAGAGCAAAGCCGGCttctcctccatcaccatctcCTCCAAGAAAGTCAGCAGATCTGCCAGTCTACCAGTCACTGACATCCCTACCTACAACCACTCAGCAACCAAGTCCAGGGAATCCCCTTCTCCGCCACTAGCACACCAATCCATGGACCCAAACTCCAGACAGGTCACGGTGCAGAGGAAGGCCACCATAGTCAAAGTGACAGAACAAAGAATGATGTCCAGCCCTAACCTAAGCAAAAAAAGAGCAGGTACACCACCAAGTAGCCATGCTTTGGACACGGTGGTCCACAGAAGAAAGGCTACTATTATCAAAGTGACAGAGCACAGGGAGAGCTATAGTCCAGCCAAGGTAGGGTCTGGGGCGAGGCACCCAGAGTACAGACACAGCTACACAGAGGGAGTGTACAAGGAAAACAGCATGTGGAGTCCAGGAAATCATTCAGAACACAATGCAATGTCTTCATATCACCACCTGGATTCCACAGAGAGGCCGTACTCTGCCGTAGCACCAAATACATCCACTTCTGATTCAGAGAAAAATGGTGGAACACTGCACACATCCACGCTGAGGCTTATTGTAAGCAACCCCCCTGCTATAGCTGCAGCACCCACTCACTCAGAGTTTCCTCCGAGGGCTGTTGGACAGAGATCGGAAAGGCCGAACAGACCACTGAGCTGCTATGGCAATGTGTTTGGACACACTGAGCCAAGCAAGGAGAGTGTGACACAAAATGCTGCCAGGAAATGGAGTTTTGAACTTCCACAAGAGACCAATATCAACCCTGTGAACTTGCGCGGCGGTTTCATCAGGCCCGGAATAGCAGTGAACGATGCAGGTCAGCTAGTGGCAGACAGCCTTAAGCCAAACAGAGGCGTGAAGGAAAGATTGCCAGAGGATGCAGTGAGGAGATCGTCCCCCAGTCCAACTCTCATCAAGGCTCCGGGTAGGTTTGTCTGTCCCACTCTTGACAGTCTTCTTGTCAGCACACaggctctctttctctctgatctCCATTTTCAAAGGATAGCGATGTCTAAATATACACTTCCTTTGTGCCATTTGTGTGTTGTTGCTTGGTGTTATTACACACACTTCAGCCTTCTGGGGCTGAACTCTCAGTTTTGATATTGTCTTTCACATGTTATGTCTTATTGATAGGCATTATTCGATTGTATTGAAATGATTCCTTTATCTGTTGCCATGAGTGCAATTGACACTCATGCCAGATATGTGTGCAGATGTGAAATAACATCGCCTAGACACAGAGGCCCCGTCGGCACCTACATACACTCTCTCATTTTCACCTTCTTTCATTTTCCCACGCATCTCTTTGCATGTATAATCTATTCCAGACCTCCTTTTCACTGGCAGCACAGGGGTGGAAGAGAAGTCACAAACTGCTAAACATGGTGAAAATACAGTATTAGGATGTGTTAGAATCAATTTTGGCTTCCAGACCCTGCACTGcagcttttgtgtttgtgtatgtgtgtgtgtgtgtgtgtgtgtgtgtgtgtgtgtgtgttggggcaATACATGCAGTCACATGGTAGGGACTTCACTGTCTCACAAAGTTAACTCTTCAGAGTTCAGACTTGGTTTATGGTTAAGATTTGATTTACTCTTTGGGTTAGTGTTAGATTAAATTATCCTTAAAGgtaaagttcaacattttgatgaATACAATCATTCACTTTCTTAccaagaattagatgagaagattgatacctcTCATATCGGCCTATGTGTCTGttgaatatgaagctactgctaggaggcttagcttagcataaagactggaagcagatcCTGTACAGACCAGTCTTTATGCAAAGCTAAactaaccatctcctggctgtagATTCATATTTGAcagaactattcctttaaggttAAGATAACCCTCCAGAGAATGAATGCAGAGCTGTTTTAAAGCGTTTTGGGATAAGTCCAAGTGTAGTCACAAGTCCTCATAAGTAAATTGGACATCAGGATGTTAGTGTTTCAGGTCTCTGAATGCTGACACagcatttgaacattttcttttaaagctgtgttaataaggtttttttttgactgaactGGACTGAATGATTAAACATGTGATGTGTAACCATGCAAGAACTGCCTGTTGTCATCTAATTTATCTTTTAGTCCTTGAGTTTAACATTTCAGATATTTGGACTTGAATGTTTTTGCTTCAAGTCTTAAGgcagtcaagtctcaagtcctTATTTTGTGACTTAAGTCTGACTCAGGACTTAAGTGAATAGATATAAGACAACACAATGTCCTCACAATGACAGAAACttttaattatgtaaaaaaaaacccttaaacaCTTAAGGCTCAAGCTTATTGTTTAGTCATGCTGAATATTCAGGTGTGGAGAGAGTTTTCTGCTGAGCGAGTGTGTTTCTCCATTCGTGAtgtcttttctctgtgtgaaattattaattattcttTAATCATATTCATTAACAGTGTCATCAATTAATTACTGAGGCCTGAGGcaacataatttaaattcaACGTTTGATACAGTCAATCTCCAAATGAGGCAGgacatttttgaaatgttattaAAGTCTGCCTGTGGTGTGCAGCAGCCAAATAGTAGCTGAATGACAGCCAGAGTCACCGTTTTACTTACTCGTCAGTTACATCAAAGCCCTCTTGTGTTTCTAGATCCCCACTCACATCAGTCTCCAGAGGAACTGCTTGCCCTCAATGCAGCTGCGATCATAGCAAACATTAAACTCCAAAGACAACTTAGTAAGAAGAAAACACCAAATGGCACTTCTGAGAAGGACTCCGATGCCTCACCCCAGGGAAATACTGGTATTATtacttctctcttctctctcatacGTAATCATAAATTCTCACCTTATAAAACATTGATCTCTGTTACAATTAACTGAAAATGTTGCTGGCTCAACACTTTGTTTTCAGAGCTACATCTCTGATTGAATCAATGCAGTGAAATTCCTTGGCTCTTACATACTGTGCCTATTTGATTCATACGAAGGAGTAATATGTCATGGCAGGCCCAGAGGGCTATTGAGCAACTGTGCTTTGCACTCAGGCATGTGAAGCCAAACCAGGtgtaaatgaaacacaaaaaattGGATTTTCTCTGCTTTTGTAGTGACAGACGAGGGGAAATGTACGAAGCCACATCCTGATCAAAGTCGAGTCCTGCGCCACTACCAGCCTCATGCTGGATTTGTTCCATTGAGTCTTGACCCTGAAAGGTCAGCTGAAACTATTTCTCTGCAGGTGAGTCCAGAGGTTATTTTTGAgctgataaaataataatcttggAGGTTTAATGTTACAGATAAGAttattaaacaaacagaatatacaagttaaaggataagtctggtgatattctatatttttgtaagagtgaaaccaacaattaattgatcccACTAATGAGTATTTTCTGTGTATTGTGCAATAGACTTCCAATGTTgcccaaaactattaaaaacacaccagtaagctacactgttgcactgggatACTTTTGGGTTTGGGGCTGTGAGTCATAGAAAGGCTGAAGGAGTAGAAAATTACTCAGACAgacaacacattgttggttttggtcttttaatgggatttgttgacaataaaaaaaaaattagaatatcaccagccttacCATTGATGATTTGTGTGAACCTTTAAAACAAAGCACTGTCTGCGTGTGAACCCTTGTCAAAggctgcatacagtatgttgttgcAACCAGTATAACCAAAGAGTGATGCTCCTTTCACAGATCATTTCAGCTGAATATTTTACAGGCCCTGAAGAAGTAAAACTGTCCACGATTTCACCATGAAAAAGCAAGGATTGGAAAAAgagtttgaaaaaataacactaaGTAGTAGagctgctgttttttctcttttcccatGTTGTTAATTATATCTGATCCCTCAGGTTTATCTTGTGACTTGTTCGGGGAACCACTAAAATATAGCTTGCAATGCCAGAGACAGGGAATGGCACAGTTAGATATACATGCTGGCCTTGGGAGTCCTGGGCTATGTTCTGGCGGTGGAGGGAGTTAGAAGTGGGGGTTGGGCTTAAATGTTTTGTCAAGGAGAGGAATATTTTTCTGGTTTTGGCAGGAAGCACTGCAGAGATCCAGACCAGACTTCATCAACCGTTCCCAGGGCAGAGTGCGAGAGCTGGAGCAAAGGGCACAAGAGAGGAGGGACCCGCAGTCGCATGCTGCTCTCATGCAGAGGAGAGCCCACAGCGCCCGATCCACTTCTCTGAGCGGTATTGTGCCAGCAGCCACTCTCACCTCTCTCATCCACTGTACTACTCATTGTCCCTGTGCAGCTGCAGTGGCTGTTTGCCACCcaacaaaatcacaaacataGAGATACAGAACACAGAGCAAGGGAGTAGTTGTCAGCcaatatgtgttgttttttaaggcttataacaatatttttttgaatttaTGCTGCTGATAGCTAATATGTTGCCCTGATAAACTATATATTTAGGTTAATTTAGTTTTGGGAGGATGAAAAAACCCCTGAATCAGCAATGAGGTCACTAAAATCCCCCAGTGAAACCCAAGTAGTAATTTAGCAGTAGTTAAAGATACAGTGATCCAGCACATAAATTCAATGGCAGGAAAACACCACATTGAAATTCTGTGCAACTGTTTATACAAGAATTAATTTACAGAACATTTGTTGGATAAACAAAAATAAGTCaaatttataatgaataaaaagaaaataatccacTATATGCAGAATGGATCCCGTAATAAGCCAATATCTGAAATGTAATCAAAGGACATTTTTTGACTGATATATCATCTAAACTATTTTTAGGCTAACCATATGGGAAAAATCATtaaagagagcaaaagagagaaaagaaggtaGTTTGGCACACGGGGCTAAGCTATGacttaatataataaaaggcaCTTGAAGTAAGATATGAAACAAATGGTTTTATTGCATATATATGCAAGTGTGCTTCTATTGAATAACAAGGTTTCAGTATGATTGCCAGCATTGCATTTCAGTGGAAATGCTTCTGTGACCTTCAAATGTCATTAATCTCTGTATGCAGTGTTCTGTCTGATGAGATTTCCATTAAGAGTCCCaggatttacagtaaataacagGAACCTCAAGATTGGCGACAAAGAATTTTGTAGTTCTCTCTGCCCTCTACTGGCTGTAGCAGGAAGCTACACCAGTGGGTCAATGACTGCAGGGAAAGTGACAGATTTAGACTTGAGCatagagtttaaaaaaaaaccatcagTGTTCATCAATCAGATGACACCCTTTActtatataaatgtttatggGAGATTGCATGATGGTGATACAAAATTATACTTCACAAAATGCCCCGAGGCGCTAGTAGAGAGGATATAATACATGTCCTGGTTTAAAATAATCTTGTCTGTTCTTACTGGAGATTGCAATATGATCCTATTCTTCCTCAGTAAGAGAGAAGGCTTTTCGGCCTCTTCAAACACCAGGAAAAGCCAGAGTGATTTACTGCCATGCCTCTGAGCTTTCAACTCAATCAGtattgtgtactgtgtgtgtgtgtgtgtgtgtgtgtgtgtgtgtgtgtgtgtttgtgtgtgtctgtgaatgtgtgcgtACATGCTCGTCTTTCCAGATAACCTTTTCAAACCCAAAGATAGAGCCATTACCGGGAGAGAGATGCAGCTCAGATCCAAGCGGTAAGTTCCATCTCAATCTCTACCTTGGCACACTGTCAGATGCCTTTTCTTTGTAGGCAGATTCATCCTTATCTTTTGTATCGCTTTCACATGTGAAGGCAGGGCCTGTATCAGTGACATCCAGATACAAAATATGCTGCTCTTGTTTTTCCGCCAAGACTTTTGCTCTAATTatcttttttctccttcctcgCCTCACTTGTTTATTTTCCCTCCTGGCAGATCCACCTAATGATTAGGAAGAACTGGTGTCAGAAAATAATAGACAGGAAGGCTTCCTTATCAAAATTAGACATCtgctattttaaaaatgtatcccACCATTGTATGAAAGGGGGAGTTatataactttttaaatgattgtaGGTGACTAATGGTGTTTTTGGATAACGGATATATACTTTTTGCTATAATTTTTTGAATATTAACCCTAAAACTATCAACGCCTCTTCACCATGAACTctaataacaatgataaatgACTCAGAATAATAATTGCCACATTTACAGCACGCCTGCagatgtgaagaagaaaaaggaggaagagaagaagagggaggtcTGTTTGAGCAACAGACAGCGAGTAGAGCTTTTCAAAAAGGTAATAATATGTCTTCTTGTCAAAAGATAAAGAAACTCACTAAACCTCACTAACCCACTGGTGGGCAAGTCATTATAAACTCATGTGGTGCAGCCtgcagccaaacattgttcaaaaccacataattttattttatatgtttagtGGAGATCTTAAAGTTtccaaatatatcaaatatgtAAGGTATAATTTGGGGGAATGTGTATAAAATTATGCAAAATACATAGAATAATTCCATTTGATAGTATGGTGCTGCCATGGAAACATAGCTTAAATAAAGTCTTGGACTAAGCTGAAGTTGTTATAAATATATGATGCACCAAAACACCTAAATTCCTGtaaaaaaggaataaagaaaCAATCCTAAAACAGCTCGCCATTGTTAAAAAGTACTTGCCTGAGACACTGAACAGAACATTAATTGTGTATATGACTCACAGGCGATTGAGCAAGTAATAACACACCTTTCTCCTACAAGCTCAATTAAACCATGCAAAGGGTGAGGCAGTTTGCAGTAATGGCTAACACCGAAGGGCTACAGTAATATGGAGCTTTTTTCTCTATTCACAGGACAGCAGTGCAGCTTTGACAAATAATGGCTTTAAATCGCCTACCAACTCCATTATGGTTAATTGAAAAGAGCAGCATTGAGTGGGACGTATGAGGTTTAACTTAAAGGACATTTATACAAAAACCttagaaacacaaaaacaagtgGGTGGATGGGATGTACGGCGTGTttctggatttatttttttgttgaaggAGACAGATTGGCCATGGCATGTTTGTGGGCTTACAGCAGAGCAGAATTCATTCTCTGGCTCACAGTGATTACTTAGGGTCTTAATCACCTTTCATAAGCCTCTGATGAACCCCGttttgtggtcattttggaagcaggattttttattgaacaaataGCAACTAGTCACTGTTTCTCCACCttatattcattcatatattcattCAGTCTGTAATCAATA is a genomic window of Thunnus maccoyii chromosome 20, fThuMac1.1, whole genome shotgun sequence containing:
- the c20h10orf90 gene encoding (E2-independent) E3 ubiquitin-conjugating enzyme FATS, coding for MTLRRPAAHLRRAPSWRRSGDESYWESLISEGEVLPRVTRPPRAPRPQSAIEGGQLDSWLEHLQRMQNDLLAAPVHDQVPAFNDQTTSMPGLDKQPSGRAWRQQGIPSFSRGSSTCGSPSFCESSLGSQESLQTGFFSPPDRRGSWERAHIMQTPRKEQAQLSYLAPVKIGWLPIQRKVMMVADAANQNQFLDHSAGQVKLKQPITPTFQKSQATASRHQDREVERSHTSPSTLGVRTWQPPDQGSPITKQVPEKRSSAANEVDRSVGWQALRRGWNVNRLSSLPGGSQSNELPTGTGSDSYRKSPLMKTTSVEPHKHTPLHQTASAEPCRSHILPQGTNSTETYKSHTPLHRTSSLQPVRPTAPLCRTNSSSQPSHIQTSSAVTTLIPQSKAGFSSITISSKKVSRSASLPVTDIPTYNHSATKSRESPSPPLAHQSMDPNSRQVTVQRKATIVKVTEQRMMSSPNLSKKRAGTPPSSHALDTVVHRRKATIIKVTEHRESYSPAKVGSGARHPEYRHSYTEGVYKENSMWSPGNHSEHNAMSSYHHLDSTERPYSAVAPNTSTSDSEKNGGTLHTSTLRLIVSNPPAIAAAPTHSEFPPRAVGQRSERPNRPLSCYGNVFGHTEPSKESVTQNAARKWSFELPQETNINPVNLRGGFIRPGIAVNDAGQLVADSLKPNRGVKERLPEDAVRRSSPSPTLIKAPDPHSHQSPEELLALNAAAIIANIKLQRQLSKKKTPNGTSEKDSDASPQGNTVTDEGKCTKPHPDQSRVLRHYQPHAGFVPLSLDPERSAETISLQEALQRSRPDFINRSQGRVRELEQRAQERRDPQSHAALMQRRAHSARSTSLSDNLFKPKDRAITGREMQLRSKRTPADVKKKKEEEKKREVCLSNRQRVELFKKKLLDQILQRSNN